In the Telopea speciosissima isolate NSW1024214 ecotype Mountain lineage chromosome 2, Tspe_v1, whole genome shotgun sequence genome, one interval contains:
- the LOC122652779 gene encoding uncharacterized protein LOC122652779, which produces MGEKEKEKKKQKHQKESKSSSDPSFKPSSDIKGIRFGGQFIVKSFTVRRAAPLELLRLLALPPTEQQQQAFSFPFPSTAAYLPTNFTILAHHAWHTLTLGLGTKKSKVLVFVFESQIMKSRVERIWPPEIPLGDVNRKLIRSLTGCEMARFKFRKGCITFYVYAVRPVGSSGFLCADDLRTILQAVVALKDFLDHTAMLALPRQRSISYSPPVAMAH; this is translated from the coding sequence atgggagagaaggagaaagagaagaagaaacagaaacatcAAAAGGAGAGCAAATCCTCATCGGATCCCTCTTTCAAACCCAGTTCCGATATCAAAGGTATCCGTTTCGGCGGTCAATTCATCGTAAAATCCTTCACAGTACGACGTGCAGCCCCTCTGGAGCTACTTCGCCTCCTTGCTTTGCCCCCAACAGAGCAACAGCAGCAagccttctccttccccttcccaTCGACCGCAGCTTATCTGCCGACCAACTTCACCATATTGGCTCACCACGCATGGCACACCCTTACTTTGGGGTTGGGCACCAAGAAGTCCAAAGTGCTTGTGTTCGTCTTCGAATCGCAGATCATGAAATCCAGAGTGGAACGGATATGGCCACCGGAAATTCCCCTGGGAGATGTCAATCGGAAGCTTATTAGGAGTCTTACCGGATGCGAAATGGCACGGTTCAAGTTCCGGAAAGGTTGCATCACCTTCTATGTCTATGCGGTTCGCCCAGTGGGTAGCTCTGGTTTCTTATGTGCGGATGATCTCAGGACCATTCTTCAGGCGGTGGTTGCTCTTAAGGATTTCTTGGACCACACCGCCATGCTCGCGTTGCCCAGACAGAGGAGCATCAGTTACTCTCCTCCGGTCGCCATGGCTCACTAG